In the genome of Tropicibacter oceani, one region contains:
- a CDS encoding homoserine dehydrogenase codes for MSSPLRLGIAGLGTVGAGVVKIVRQKAALLSARSGRMVEITAVSARNRDKDRGVPLDSYAWEDDPVALAKRDDVDVFIELMGGSDGPAKAATEAALKAGKDVVTANKALLAHHGQALAELAEANGCVLRFEAAVAGGIPIIKSLTEGLAGNEIKRVMGVMNGTCNYILTRMEATGQGYEALFAEADKLGYLEADPNLDVGGIDAGHKLSLLSAIAFGTQVDFDGVELEGIQRVALEDIRQAADMGYRIKLLGVARMTGRGLEQSMAPCLVPANSPLGQLEGGTNMVVVEGDQVGQVVLRGAGAGEGPTASAVMGDVMDIARGLRMTTFGQPATTLVKSTSARAAAPAAYYLRMALMDKPGALAKVATVLGEAGVSIYRMRQYDHVDNSAPVLIVTHKTTRATLDEALTRMGSTGVLSSDPVALRIEEV; via the coding sequence ATGTCCAGTCCTCTCCGTCTTGGTATCGCCGGTCTTGGAACTGTCGGCGCGGGGGTCGTGAAGATCGTGCGCCAGAAGGCGGCGCTTTTGTCCGCGCGGTCGGGGCGTATGGTGGAAATCACCGCCGTGTCGGCGCGCAACCGGGACAAGGACCGCGGTGTGCCGCTGGACAGCTACGCCTGGGAAGACGATCCCGTCGCCCTGGCCAAACGCGACGACGTGGATGTGTTCATCGAACTCATGGGCGGCAGCGATGGCCCGGCCAAGGCCGCGACCGAAGCGGCGCTGAAGGCCGGCAAGGACGTTGTCACCGCGAACAAGGCGCTGTTGGCCCACCACGGGCAGGCGCTGGCCGAACTGGCCGAGGCCAATGGCTGCGTGCTGCGCTTTGAGGCGGCGGTCGCGGGCGGCATCCCGATCATCAAATCCCTGACCGAAGGCTTGGCCGGCAACGAGATCAAGCGCGTGATGGGCGTGATGAACGGCACCTGCAACTACATCCTGACGCGGATGGAAGCGACCGGGCAGGGCTACGAGGCGCTTTTCGCCGAAGCCGACAAGCTGGGCTATCTTGAAGCCGATCCCAACCTGGACGTGGGCGGCATCGACGCCGGGCACAAGCTGTCGCTGCTGTCGGCCATTGCCTTTGGCACGCAGGTCGATTTCGACGGGGTCGAGCTGGAGGGTATCCAGCGTGTGGCGCTGGAAGATATCCGCCAGGCCGCCGACATGGGCTATCGGATCAAGCTGCTGGGCGTCGCCCGGATGACCGGCCGCGGGCTGGAACAGTCGATGGCGCCCTGCCTGGTGCCGGCCAATTCGCCGCTGGGCCAGCTTGAGGGCGGCACCAACATGGTCGTCGTCGAAGGCGACCAGGTGGGCCAGGTGGTGCTGCGCGGCGCCGGTGCGGGCGAAGGCCCGACCGCCAGTGCCGTGATGGGCGATGTCATGGACATCGCGCGCGGGCTGCGCATGACGACGTTCGGGCAACCTGCCACGACGCTGGTCAAAAGCACCTCGGCGCGGGCGGCGGCCCCGGCGGCCTATTACCTGCGCATGGCGCTGATGGACAAACCCGGCGCGCTGGCAAAGGTGGCCACGGTTCTGGGCGAAGCGGGGGTTTCGATCTACCGGATGCGCCAGTACGACCACGTCGACAATTCGGCGCCGGTTCTGATCGTCACCCACAAGACAACCCGCGCCACCCTGGACGAGGCGCTGACGCGGATGGGATCGACGGGGGTTCTGTCCTCGGACCCGGTGGCGCTGCGCATCGAGGAAGTCTGA
- a CDS encoding cupin domain-containing protein — protein MAFNPNQSTLAGCMQELRDIQKEFGLDTGRILTSRDPVIRKLAYDQLNVSNVPDGFTKTRLPVFFSDPTTLYISAGAPGVKVPRHSHDEGDGIRFMISGSIHYKDMELTQGDWMFVPAKADYEFEVGPMGAVMCYCYSCCCA, from the coding sequence ATGGCATTCAACCCCAACCAATCCACCCTTGCAGGCTGCATGCAGGAACTGCGCGACATCCAGAAGGAATTCGGGCTGGACACCGGGCGCATCCTGACATCGCGCGATCCGGTGATCCGCAAACTGGCCTATGACCAGCTGAACGTCTCGAACGTGCCGGACGGCTTCACCAAGACCCGGCTGCCGGTCTTCTTTTCTGACCCGACGACGCTTTACATCTCGGCCGGGGCGCCGGGCGTCAAGGTGCCCCGCCACAGCCACGACGAAGGCGATGGCATCCGCTTCATGATCAGCGGCTCGATCCACTACAAGGACATGGAACTGACCCAGGGCGACTGGATGTTCGTCCCCGCCAAGGCCGATTACGAATTCGAGGTCGGCCCGATGGGCGCTGTCATGTGTTATTGCTACAGCTGCTGCTGCGCCTAG
- the recJ gene encoding single-stranded-DNA-specific exonuclease RecJ, with amino-acid sequence MAYLGVESSLTGRRWVGPTSEVERQSEALVQAHGYPRGLALVLARLGVTPAEAPGYLEPKLRDLLPDPRSLRDMEKAAARFLEALRHRQKIAVFADYDVDGGSSAALLIHWLRQMGLGATLYVPDRIDEGYGPNAPAMRDLAAAHDLIVCVDCGTLSHEAIAAAKGADVVILDHHLGGETLPECHAVVNPNRQDETGDLAHLCAAAVVFLMLVEAGRQLREAGAKGPDLMALLDLVALATVADVAPLKGVNRALVQQGLKVMGARARPGLVALADVAKLDTAPSSYHLGYVLGPRVNAGGRIGQADLGARLLATDNPHEAQAMAERLDQLNTERRDIEAAVRAAALAQAEDRGLDAPLVWAAGEGWHPGVVGIVASRLKELTNRPAVVIGLDGDEGKGSGRSVSGVDLGVSVQRLAAEGLLIKGGGHRMAAGLTVARDKLEAAMERLSEMLAKQGAGQGGPSDLRLDGMLMPGAANLDLVENLERAGPFGQGAPGPRFAIADARISYARQVGTGHLKIACDDGLGGRLEGIAFGAFDGPMGAALMNHGGARFHLAGRLEVNEWGGRRSVQLRLEDAAPAAG; translated from the coding sequence TTGGCCTATCTGGGCGTTGAGAGCAGTCTGACCGGGCGACGCTGGGTCGGTCCGACGTCCGAGGTGGAGCGCCAGTCCGAGGCTCTGGTGCAGGCGCACGGCTATCCGCGCGGACTGGCGTTGGTTCTGGCGCGGCTTGGGGTCACGCCGGCGGAAGCGCCGGGCTACCTGGAGCCGAAGTTGCGCGATCTGCTGCCCGATCCGCGATCTCTGCGCGACATGGAAAAGGCTGCGGCGCGGTTTCTGGAGGCGCTGCGCCACCGGCAGAAGATCGCGGTTTTTGCTGACTATGACGTGGATGGCGGCAGTTCTGCGGCGCTTTTGATCCATTGGCTTCGGCAGATGGGTCTGGGGGCCACGCTGTATGTTCCGGACCGGATCGACGAGGGCTATGGCCCCAATGCACCGGCAATGCGCGATCTGGCGGCGGCGCATGATCTGATCGTCTGTGTCGATTGCGGAACCCTGTCGCACGAGGCGATTGCTGCGGCCAAGGGGGCCGACGTGGTGATCCTGGACCACCATCTGGGCGGGGAAACCCTGCCCGAGTGTCATGCGGTGGTGAACCCCAACCGGCAGGATGAAACCGGTGATCTTGCGCATCTTTGCGCGGCGGCCGTGGTGTTCCTGATGCTGGTCGAGGCGGGGCGTCAGCTGCGCGAGGCGGGGGCCAAGGGGCCGGACCTGATGGCGCTGCTGGACCTGGTGGCGCTGGCCACGGTTGCGGATGTCGCGCCCTTGAAGGGGGTCAACCGGGCCCTTGTGCAGCAGGGGTTGAAGGTGATGGGCGCGCGGGCGCGGCCCGGGCTGGTGGCGCTGGCGGATGTGGCCAAGCTGGATACCGCGCCGTCGTCCTATCACCTGGGCTATGTGCTGGGGCCGCGGGTCAATGCGGGCGGGCGCATCGGGCAGGCCGATCTGGGCGCGCGGCTGTTGGCCACTGACAACCCGCACGAAGCGCAGGCCATGGCCGAACGGCTGGACCAGTTGAACACTGAACGGCGGGATATCGAGGCGGCGGTACGTGCCGCTGCCCTTGCGCAGGCCGAGGACCGGGGGCTGGATGCGCCGCTGGTCTGGGCGGCGGGCGAGGGTTGGCACCCCGGTGTTGTCGGGATCGTCGCATCGCGGCTGAAAGAGCTGACAAACCGCCCGGCGGTGGTGATCGGCCTGGACGGCGACGAGGGCAAGGGATCGGGCCGGTCGGTTTCAGGCGTGGACCTCGGGGTATCGGTACAAAGGCTGGCGGCCGAGGGGCTGTTGATCAAGGGCGGGGGCCACCGGATGGCCGCCGGTCTGACGGTCGCGCGTGACAAGCTGGAGGCCGCGATGGAGCGCCTGTCCGAGATGCTGGCCAAGCAGGGCGCGGGGCAGGGCGGGCCCTCGGACCTGCGGCTGGACGGGATGTTGATGCCCGGCGCGGCCAACCTGGATTTGGTCGAAAACCTGGAGCGCGCGGGGCCGTTTGGCCAGGGCGCGCCGGGGCCGCGCTTTGCCATTGCTGACGCGCGGATTTCCTATGCGCGGCAGGTCGGTACCGGGCATCTCAAAATCGCCTGTGACGACGGTCTGGGCGGGCGGCTGGAAGGCATTGCCTTTGGCGCCTTTGACGGGCCGATGGGGGCGGCGTTGATGAATCACGGCGGCGCGCGATTCCATTTGGCGGGCCGACTCGAGGTAAACGAATGGGGCGGGCGCCGTTCGGTTCAGCTTCGGCTGGAGGATGCGGCGCCTGCTGCCGGGTAG
- the glpX gene encoding class II fructose-bisphosphatase → MTSPIDFNDRMLSLGLARVAEQAAIASADWIGRGDEKAADQAAVNAMRDQLNQLDIKGVVVIGEGERDEAPMLYIGEEVGNGNGPGVDIALDPLEGTTLTAKDMPNALTVIAMGPRGTMLHAPDVYMDKLAIGPGFAEGVVSLDMSPKERVEALAKAKGCTTADITVCILERPRHEEMIAEVRATGAGIRLITDGDVAGVMHCAEPHITGIDMYMGSGGAPEGVLAAAALKCMGGQIFGRLLFRNDDERGRAAKAGITDLDKIYTRDEMVTDNVIFAATGVTGGSLLPGIRREVGWLTTETLLMRSKTGSVRRMSYRNPTS, encoded by the coding sequence ATGACCAGCCCGATCGATTTCAATGACCGCATGCTTTCTCTCGGGCTTGCCCGGGTGGCGGAACAGGCCGCCATCGCCAGCGCAGACTGGATCGGCCGCGGCGATGAAAAGGCCGCAGACCAGGCCGCCGTCAACGCCATGCGCGATCAGCTGAACCAGCTGGACATCAAGGGTGTCGTCGTCATCGGTGAAGGTGAACGCGACGAGGCCCCGATGCTGTACATCGGTGAAGAGGTCGGCAACGGCAACGGCCCGGGCGTCGACATCGCGCTGGACCCGCTGGAAGGCACGACCCTGACCGCCAAGGACATGCCCAACGCGCTGACGGTGATCGCCATGGGCCCGCGCGGCACCATGCTGCATGCGCCTGACGTCTATATGGACAAGCTGGCCATCGGCCCGGGCTTTGCCGAGGGCGTCGTGTCGCTGGACATGAGCCCGAAGGAACGCGTCGAGGCGCTGGCAAAGGCCAAGGGTTGCACGACTGCGGACATCACCGTTTGCATCCTGGAACGCCCACGCCACGAAGAGATGATCGCCGAAGTGCGCGCCACCGGCGCCGGCATCCGGTTGATCACCGACGGCGACGTCGCGGGTGTCATGCATTGCGCCGAGCCGCACATCACCGGTATCGACATGTACATGGGTTCGGGCGGCGCCCCCGAGGGCGTTCTGGCGGCCGCGGCGCTGAAATGCATGGGCGGTCAGATCTTTGGCCGCCTGCTGTTCCGCAACGACGACGAACGGGGCCGCGCCGCCAAGGCCGGGATCACAGACCTGGACAAGATCTATACCCGCGACGAGATGGTCACGGACAACGTGATCTTTGCCGCCACTGGCGTCACGGGCGGGTCGCTTTTGCCGGGGATTCGCCGCGAGGTTGGTTGGCTGACCACCGAGACGCTGCTGATGCGGTCCAAGACCGGGTCGGTGCGGCGGATGAGCTATCGCAACCCCACCAGCTGA
- a CDS encoding c-type cytochrome has product MRKIAIAFAGLTALGACQQGAEMPGPQDGRALFMENCAVCHGADAKGNGELARSMAKPPKDLTLIEIRNKGSFPRARVMSLVDGYARSDMSGPGMPEFGALLEGDLVPFDSGDGIQTPTPRKLVALVEYLESIQAKR; this is encoded by the coding sequence ATGCGTAAAATCGCGATTGCATTCGCCGGGCTGACCGCCCTTGGGGCCTGCCAGCAGGGGGCCGAAATGCCCGGCCCGCAGGATGGCCGCGCCCTGTTCATGGAAAACTGCGCCGTGTGTCACGGGGCAGACGCCAAGGGCAACGGGGAACTGGCCCGGTCGATGGCCAAGCCGCCCAAGGACCTGACGCTGATCGAAATCCGCAACAAGGGCAGCTTTCCGCGCGCGCGGGTCATGTCGCTGGTCGATGGCTATGCGCGGTCGGACATGTCGGGGCCGGGAATGCCGGAATTCGGCGCCTTGCTCGAAGGCGACCTGGTGCCCTTTGATTCCGGCGACGGCATCCAGACACCGACCCCGCGCAAACTGGTGGCGCTGGTCGAATACCTCGAATCGATCCAGGCGAAACGCTAG
- a CDS encoding group III truncated hemoglobin — MTSLPPKFDITREEIDRVVAAFYARIRSHPGLGPVFAAHVHEWPPHEAKVAGFWANAILHESSYDGNPLLVHREAGNVRPGMFETWLALFDQVLAQELRPDQARAWSALAHRIGRSLRAGVVERVKGPGGVPILR; from the coding sequence ATGACCAGTTTGCCGCCCAAGTTCGACATCACCCGCGAAGAAATCGACCGCGTCGTCGCGGCCTTTTATGCCCGTATCCGAAGCCATCCGGGGCTGGGTCCGGTCTTTGCCGCGCATGTCCACGAATGGCCCCCGCACGAGGCGAAGGTCGCCGGGTTCTGGGCCAATGCGATCCTGCATGAAAGCAGCTATGACGGCAATCCGCTGTTGGTGCACCGCGAGGCGGGCAATGTCCGGCCCGGCATGTTCGAAACCTGGCTGGCGCTGTTCGACCAGGTGCTGGCGCAGGAATTGCGCCCGGATCAGGCCCGCGCCTGGTCAGCGCTGGCGCACAGGATCGGGCGATCCTTGCGGGCGGGTGTCGTCGAACGGGTCAAGGGGCCCGGCGGCGTGCCGATTCTGCGCTAG
- a CDS encoding VIT1/CCC1 transporter family protein → MTQSIEHGHSQAEIDARLSQPPGRGYLRDVVYGAIDGSVTTFAIVAGVAGAGLSPYVIIALGFANVLADGFSMAAGNYSATKTELDDIKRLRAVETRHIANNPEGELRELRTILAQKGLSGDTLEQATAQIAAHQDNWIAAMLEGEYGLSSVEPHPMRAALVTFAAFLIAGLIPLLPFFFGAAEAFLASSVLTMCGFFAIGTLKSIWSLSPWWRSGLETLAIGGVAAVIAYSAGTLFAM, encoded by the coding sequence ATGACCCAATCCATCGAGCACGGCCACAGCCAGGCCGAGATTGACGCACGCCTGTCACAGCCCCCCGGACGCGGTTATCTGCGCGACGTGGTCTATGGCGCCATCGACGGATCTGTAACCACCTTTGCCATCGTGGCCGGGGTCGCGGGGGCGGGGCTGTCGCCCTATGTCATCATCGCCCTTGGCTTTGCCAACGTTCTGGCCGACGGATTTTCCATGGCGGCAGGGAATTATTCGGCGACCAAGACAGAGCTGGACGACATCAAGCGCCTGCGCGCCGTCGAAACCCGCCATATCGCCAACAATCCCGAAGGCGAGCTGCGTGAATTGCGCACCATCCTGGCGCAAAAGGGGTTGTCGGGCGACACGCTGGAGCAGGCCACCGCGCAGATCGCCGCGCATCAGGACAACTGGATCGCCGCCATGCTGGAGGGCGAATACGGGCTGTCCTCGGTCGAGCCGCACCCGATGCGCGCGGCGCTTGTGACCTTTGCGGCCTTTCTGATCGCCGGGCTGATCCCTCTGCTGCCGTTCTTCTTTGGCGCGGCCGAGGCGTTTCTGGCCTCGTCGGTGCTGACCATGTGCGGATTCTTTGCCATCGGGACGCTGAAAAGCATCTGGTCGCTCAGCCCGTGGTGGCGGTCGGGGCTGGAAACCCTTGCCATTGGCGGCGTGGCGGCGGTCATCGCCTATTCGGCGGGCACCCTGTTTGCCATGTGA
- the ileS gene encoding isoleucine--tRNA ligase: protein MTDQTPDYKDTLNLPKTDFPMRAGLPKREPAWLERWEKIGVYDRLREKEGRPDFVLHDGPPYANGNLHIGHALNKVLKDMVVRSQQMMGHDARYIPGWDCHGLPIEWKIEEQYRQKGKNKDEVPVIDFRQECRKFAEGWIDVQREEFKRLGVTGNWPDPYLTMNFHAERVIAEEFQKFLMNGTLYQGSKPVMWSPVEKTALAEAEIEYHDHKSHTIWVPFKVVDVSENSIQHAMEVQFEGSDPIPGRQNAGNWDDVDMAKVRSEWVGTKVVIWTTTPWTIPSNKAVAYNPAISYGLYEITGRPEECWVRIGDRYLLADTLAEEVLGKARLEPTMFRRLRDVTADELASLTLAHPFRGLDGADGFWDYDVPMIDGDHVTDDAGTGFVHTAPSHGQDDYECFVARGWMDRMTHNVGEESEFLPHVPIFAGLQVFDRKGKEGKANAAVIDKLVEVGGLIARGRMTHSYPHSWRSKAPVIYRNTPQWFAAIDKPVGDGQDDYGTTIRQRALTSIDQLVKWTPQTGRNRLYSMIEARPDWVLSRQRAWGVPLTCFTKKGALPTDDDFLLRNTDVNARIAEAFEAEGADAWYKDGAKERFLGNIVNPDDYDQVFDILDVWFDSGSTHAFVLRDRPDGAMDGIADLYLEGTDQHRGWFHSSMLQACGTKGRAPYRGVLTHGFTLDEKGNKMSKSLGNTVSPDDVTKQYGADILRLWVAQSDYTADLRIGAEILKGVADSYRRLRNTMRYLLGAVAHYDDSQRVDPADMPELERYVLHRLAELDHVVRKGYAEYNFQGVFQQVFNFCTLELSAFYFDIRKDALYCDGDTARRRAARTVMDILFHRLTTWLAPILVFTMEEVWLERFPGESSSVHLIDIPDTPKDWLNEPLAAKWQMVRRARRAVTAALEVQRTDKVIGASLEAAPVVHVRDAEMLAALKSVPFEDICITSDVQLTGDPMPNEAFRMPEVEGVGVVFEKADGDKCQRCWKILPDVGTHQHPGTCKRCNDALG from the coding sequence ATGACCGATCAGACCCCCGACTACAAAGACACCCTGAACCTGCCCAAGACCGATTTCCCGATGCGCGCCGGCCTGCCCAAGCGCGAGCCCGCCTGGCTGGAGCGCTGGGAAAAGATCGGCGTCTACGACCGCTTGCGCGAGAAAGAGGGCCGGCCCGATTTCGTGCTGCACGACGGCCCGCCCTATGCCAACGGCAACCTGCACATCGGCCATGCGCTGAACAAGGTGCTCAAGGATATGGTCGTGCGCTCGCAGCAGATGATGGGCCATGACGCGCGTTACATCCCCGGCTGGGATTGCCACGGCCTGCCGATCGAATGGAAGATCGAGGAACAGTACCGCCAGAAAGGCAAGAACAAGGACGAAGTCCCGGTCATCGACTTCCGCCAGGAATGCCGCAAGTTCGCCGAGGGCTGGATCGACGTCCAGCGCGAGGAATTCAAGCGCCTTGGCGTCACCGGCAACTGGCCCGATCCCTACCTGACGATGAATTTCCACGCCGAGCGCGTGATCGCCGAGGAATTCCAGAAGTTCCTGATGAACGGCACACTGTACCAAGGCTCCAAGCCGGTGATGTGGTCGCCGGTCGAAAAGACCGCGCTGGCCGAGGCCGAGATCGAATACCACGATCACAAGAGCCACACGATCTGGGTGCCCTTCAAGGTGGTCGATGTATCGGAAAACTCGATTCAGCATGCGATGGAAGTCCAGTTTGAGGGTAGCGATCCGATTCCCGGAAGACAAAATGCCGGTAATTGGGATGACGTAGATATGGCAAAGGTGCGCTCCGAATGGGTCGGCACCAAAGTCGTGATCTGGACCACGACCCCCTGGACCATCCCCTCGAACAAGGCGGTCGCCTATAACCCCGCCATCTCGTACGGGCTGTATGAAATCACCGGCCGCCCCGAGGAATGCTGGGTGCGCATCGGGGATCGTTACCTGTTGGCCGATACCCTCGCCGAAGAGGTGCTGGGCAAGGCGCGGCTGGAACCCACGATGTTTCGCCGCCTGCGCGATGTGACGGCAGATGAGCTGGCGTCGCTGACGCTGGCCCACCCTTTCCGCGGCCTCGACGGCGCGGACGGCTTCTGGGACTATGACGTTCCGATGATCGACGGCGACCATGTCACCGACGACGCCGGCACCGGGTTCGTGCACACCGCGCCCAGCCATGGTCAGGACGACTATGAATGCTTTGTCGCGCGCGGCTGGATGGACCGGATGACCCACAACGTCGGCGAGGAATCGGAATTCCTGCCGCATGTGCCGATCTTCGCGGGCCTGCAGGTCTTTGACCGCAAGGGCAAGGAAGGCAAGGCCAACGCGGCCGTGATCGACAAGCTGGTCGAGGTCGGCGGGCTGATCGCCCGTGGCCGCATGACCCACAGCTATCCGCATTCCTGGCGCTCCAAGGCGCCGGTGATCTATCGCAACACGCCGCAGTGGTTCGCCGCCATCGACAAGCCGGTCGGCGACGGTCAGGACGACTATGGCACCACGATCCGCCAGCGCGCCCTGACCAGCATCGACCAACTGGTGAAATGGACACCGCAAACCGGGCGCAACCGCCTGTATTCGATGATCGAGGCGCGCCCCGACTGGGTGCTGTCGCGTCAACGCGCCTGGGGTGTGCCGCTGACCTGCTTTACCAAGAAGGGCGCGCTGCCGACGGACGATGATTTCCTGCTGCGCAATACGGACGTCAACGCCCGTATCGCCGAGGCCTTCGAGGCCGAGGGCGCGGACGCCTGGTACAAGGACGGCGCAAAAGAGCGGTTCCTGGGCAATATCGTCAATCCCGATGACTACGATCAGGTGTTCGACATCCTCGACGTCTGGTTCGACTCCGGTTCGACCCATGCCTTTGTGCTGCGTGACCGGCCTGACGGGGCCATGGACGGCATTGCCGACCTGTACCTGGAAGGCACCGACCAGCATCGCGGCTGGTTCCATTCGTCCATGCTTCAGGCCTGCGGCACCAAGGGCCGCGCGCCCTATCGCGGTGTTCTGACCCACGGCTTCACGCTGGATGAAAAGGGCAACAAGATGTCCAAATCGCTGGGCAACACCGTGTCGCCCGACGATGTGACCAAACAGTACGGCGCCGATATCCTGCGGCTTTGGGTGGCCCAGTCGGACTATACCGCCGACCTGCGCATCGGGGCCGAGATCCTCAAAGGCGTGGCCGACAGCTATCGCCGGTTGCGCAACACCATGCGTTACCTGCTGGGCGCCGTGGCCCATTACGACGACAGCCAGCGGGTCGACCCCGCCGACATGCCGGAACTGGAACGCTATGTCCTGCACCGCCTGGCCGAACTCGACCACGTGGTGCGCAAGGGCTATGCCGAGTACAACTTTCAGGGCGTATTCCAGCAGGTCTTCAACTTTTGCACGCTGGAATTGTCTGCCTTCTACTTCGACATCCGCAAGGATGCGCTGTACTGCGATGGCGACACCGCGCGCCGCCGCGCCGCGCGCACGGTCATGGACATCCTGTTCCACCGCCTGACCACCTGGCTGGCGCCGATCCTTGTCTTCACCATGGAAGAGGTCTGGCTGGAACGCTTCCCCGGCGAATCGTCCTCCGTGCACCTGATCGATATCCCGGACACGCCCAAGGACTGGCTGAACGAACCGCTGGCCGCGAAATGGCAGATGGTTCGCCGCGCCCGCCGCGCCGTGACCGCCGCACTTGAGGTGCAGCGCACCGACAAGGTGATCGGTGCCTCGCTCGAGGCAGCGCCGGTGGTGCATGTGCGCGACGCCGAAATGCTGGCGGCGCTGAAATCCGTCCCGTTCGAGGATATCTGCATCACCTCGGACGTGCAGCTGACCGGTGATCCCATGCCGAACGAAGCCTTCCGCATGCCCGAGGTCGAAGGCGTCGGCGTGGTGTTCGAAAAGGCAGACGGCGACAAGTGCCAGCGCTGCTGGAAGATCCTGCCAGACGTCGGCACGCATCAGCACCCGGGCACCTGCAAACGCTGCAACGACGCCCTGGGCTGA
- a CDS encoding FAD-dependent oxidoreductase, whose amino-acid sequence MTQRLKIAVAGAGIGGLAVAAGLAQAGHQVQIFDQFDAPAPVGSGLVIQPVGLEVLHRLGAGALAEHQGNRVTRLLGHEADSGRRVLDVSYGTGKDARFGLAIHRAALFGALFQVAQTAGVQICAGHRVSAVSGQDLLFETGRAGPFDMIVDACGAGSPLSPLRARALGYGALWTTVDWPQDSALPRDELRQVYRRADRMLGVLPIGTVPGQQGSKAAIFWSLPRGGHADWLAAGLDAWRNEAGALWPAYAPFAQQVRDPAQMTMARYSHGTLRKPYGRGVIHIGDAAHRASPQLGQGANMALLDAWALVRALGVAQGDADLAALYYARARRWHVWGYQAMSWLFTPQYQSDSRLLPALRDHVLFPVSQVPPVPSVLTRLVCGDLLPPAGSLA is encoded by the coding sequence ATGACCCAGCGTTTGAAGATTGCCGTGGCAGGCGCCGGGATCGGTGGTCTGGCGGTGGCCGCCGGGCTGGCGCAGGCGGGCCATCAGGTGCAGATCTTCGACCAGTTCGACGCGCCCGCGCCGGTCGGCTCGGGTCTGGTGATCCAGCCGGTGGGGCTGGAGGTGCTGCATCGCCTTGGGGCAGGTGCCTTGGCCGAGCATCAGGGCAACCGCGTCACCCGACTGCTGGGCCACGAGGCCGACAGCGGGCGCCGGGTTCTGGATGTCAGCTATGGCACGGGCAAGGACGCGCGCTTTGGTCTGGCGATCCACCGCGCGGCGCTGTTTGGCGCGCTGTTTCAGGTGGCGCAGACCGCGGGCGTGCAGATCTGCGCCGGGCACCGGGTCAGTGCGGTCAGCGGGCAGGACCTGTTGTTTGAAACCGGCCGCGCCGGGCCGTTCGACATGATCGTGGACGCCTGCGGCGCAGGCTCGCCCTTGTCGCCGCTCCGGGCGCGGGCGCTGGGCTATGGGGCGCTTTGGACGACGGTGGACTGGCCGCAAGACAGCGCCTTGCCCCGGGACGAATTGCGCCAGGTCTATCGCCGCGCCGACCGGATGCTGGGCGTTCTGCCGATCGGCACGGTGCCGGGGCAGCAGGGAAGCAAGGCGGCGATCTTCTGGTCCTTGCCGCGCGGCGGTCATGCGGATTGGCTGGCGGCGGGCCTTGACGCATGGCGCAACGAGGCCGGCGCGCTTTGGCCCGCCTATGCACCCTTTGCGCAGCAGGTCCGCGACCCGGCGCAGATGACCATGGCGCGTTATTCCCACGGCACCCTGCGCAAACCCTACGGGCGCGGCGTGATCCATATCGGTGACGCGGCGCACCGGGCCAGCCCGCAACTGGGGCAGGGGGCGAACATGGCGCTTCTGGATGCCTGGGCCCTTGTGCGGGCGTTGGGCGTCGCGCAGGGTGATGCCGATCTGGCGGCGCTGTACTATGCCCGCGCGCGGCGCTGGCATGTTTGGGGTTATCAGGCCATGAGCTGGCTGTTCACCCCGCAGTACCAGTCCGATAGCCGGTTGCTGCCTGCGCTGAGGGACCACGTCCTGTTCCCCGTGTCACAGGTGCCCCCCGTTCCCAGCGTCTTGACGCGTCTGGTGTGTGGGGACCTGTTGCCTCCGGCGGGATCGCTGGCGTAG
- a CDS encoding TetR/AcrR family transcriptional regulator, whose translation MARTQGSHSQITGPRVREAALKLFAKHGFAAVSMRQIATEVGVQAGALYNYTPDKQALLFSLMKGHMDELLEAWTSLAQTGTPLERLERFVLFHIRFHLARPEAVFISYMELRNLDRPNFEVIEGLRRDYENALEDILRAGRAEGLFDVADSKIATLAVIAMLTGVTTWYRSGGRLSEDEVARNYWDMVRKAVSA comes from the coding sequence ATGGCACGAACCCAAGGCAGTCATTCCCAGATCACCGGCCCGCGCGTGCGCGAGGCCGCCTTGAAGCTGTTTGCCAAACACGGCTTTGCCGCCGTTTCCATGCGCCAGATCGCCACCGAGGTCGGGGTACAGGCGGGCGCCCTGTACAATTACACCCCCGACAAGCAGGCGCTGTTGTTTTCCCTGATGAAGGGGCACATGGACGAATTGCTGGAGGCCTGGACCAGCCTGGCCCAGACCGGCACGCCATTGGAACGGCTGGAACGCTTTGTCCTTTTTCACATCCGCTTTCATCTGGCGCGGCCAGAAGCGGTGTTCATTTCCTACATGGAATTGCGCAACCTCGACCGCCCGAACTTCGAGGTGATCGAGGGGCTGCGCCGCGATTATGAAAACGCGCTCGAGGATATCTTGCGCGCCGGCCGCGCCGAAGGGCTGTTCGACGTTGCCGATTCCAAGATCGCCACGCTGGCGGTGATCGCCATGCTGACCGGCGTCACCACATGGTATCGCAGCGGCGGGCGCCTGTCCGAGGACGAGGTCGCCCGGAACTACTGGGACATGGTGCGCAAGGCCGTCAGCGCCTGA